From a single Plutella xylostella chromosome 5, ilPluXylo3.1, whole genome shotgun sequence genomic region:
- the LOC125491394 gene encoding uncharacterized protein LOC125491394, which yields MAKCAKCNKLVTKKSPGLQCSKCSKWIHAQCASITADQLSALNSTDSVDWKCRPCNGSARPKRLSCIMPDADDEEATDSEQQQPTNSDITQHMLSQIRREVREAIRMEMQQALSFFSDKIDEYEEKINIYEQERKNMEKQQQELKNNLNTITLRNNMMEQRINMLEQLQINNNIEICGIKEEKDENLTNILNTICSKLQQKPADIQKVFRKKSRQTNNNRREHSAVTVILRDGCRNQWVNSARDTPIHSRDLGIDGDNRIYIREELTPSTAFLLWKTKMELKEKHRFKFVWIKHGNIMARKNENEKYFVIRSQSDIERAVTETQDRS from the coding sequence ATGGCAAAATGTGCCAAGTGTAATAAACTGGTGACCAAAAAAAGCCCTGGATTGCAGTGTAGTAAATGCTCCAAATGGATCCATGCACAGTGTGCATCCATCACTGCCGATCAGCTGAGTGCACTAAACTCAACTGACTCCGTGGACTGGAAGTGCCGTCCCTGCAACGGAAGCGCCCGCCCCAAGCGGTTGTCATGCATCATGCCGGACGCGGACGATGAAGAGGCCACCGACTCGGAGCAACAACAACCAACCAACAGTGACATCACCCAACATATGCTATCACAGATAAGGAGAGAGGTACGCGAAGCCATACGTATGGAAATGCAACAAGCATTATCTTTTTTCTCAGACAAAATAGACGAGTATGAGGAGAAGATAAACATATATGAACAGGAGCGCAAAAATATGGAAAAACAACAACAGGAACTCAAAAACAACTTGAACACTATTACCCTGCGAAATAATATGATGGAGCAGCGGATTAATATGCTGGAACAATTACAGATTAACaacaatattgaaatatgcGGAATTAAAGAAGAAAAAGATGAGAACCtaacaaatatattaaatactaTATGTTCCAAGTTGCAACAAAAACCAGCTGATATACAAAAAGTATTCAGGAAGAAATCACGCCAAACAAACAACAATAGACGCGAGCACTCCGCCGTCACAGTCATCCTGCGTGATGGCTGCCGCAACCAGTGGGTCAACAGCGCGAGGGACACCCCCATACACAGCAGGGACCTAGGCATAGACGGAGACAACAGGATCTACATACGAGAGGAACTCACACCTTCAACTGCATTCTTACTCTGGAAAACCAAGATGGAATTGAAGGAAAAACACCGCTTCAAGTTCGTATGGATAAAGCACGGGAATATAATGGCGCGTAAGaacgaaaatgaaaaatactttGTTATTAGGTCCCAAAGCGACATCGAGAGAGCAGTCACCGAAACTCAGGACCGGTCTTAA
- the LOC125491395 gene encoding uncharacterized protein LOC125491395 — protein sequence MDNESFIIEQNFDTWNEFVASQSINKHCLLTLHVNIRSMLKNFDHLEYTILNCKKTVHLIVITEANINDNCKQLYQLENYNMYTELRNHRKGGGIILYIHNSLEFNRSNSCTYNFECITGEIKTLYNYKLGICAVYRPPEKSIPRFIDELTVLNRKYAHNNNLMIIGDMNIDLKKINMQRNQYLNKLSELGDIITKSCIDHIFMRSVGNCDVHTAVINIAPADHCITGCLIKDNTLFTPSPTANKTVTKLNHQKLKLELKNIDWSSTLEMKNPNDILNFIIDKFTLAYEKCKYSVKLNYDSKRKKCMWIDKKLIYMFGMQSRYNPALQVNRFKYI from the exons atggataATGAGTCTTTTATAATAGAACAAAACTTTGATACTTGGAATGAATTTGTAGCATCACAATCAATTAATAAGCATTGTTTACTAACGCTGCATGTAAATATAAGATCCATGTTAAAGAACTTTGACCACCTAGAATACACCATACTTAACTGTAAAAAAACAGTCCATTTAATTGTGATTACGGAAGCGAATATAAATGATAATTGTAAACAACTATATCAGTTAGAAAATTACAATATGTATACAGAACTTAGGAATCATCGAAAAGGTGGTGGTATTAttctatacatacataatagtCTAGAATTTAACAGGTCTAACTCATGTACATATAACTTTGAGTGTATAACAGGcgaaataaaaacactttataaCTACAAACTCGGAATCTGTGCCGTATATAGACCACCGGAGAAAAGTATACCGCGTTTTATTGATGAACTAACTGTTTTGAATAGAAAATATgcgcataataataatttgatgatTATAGGAGACATGAACatcgatttaaaaaaaattaatatgcAACGAAATCAGTATTTAAACAAGTTAAGTGAATTAG GTGATATTATAACGAAATCTTGTATTGACCATATTTTTATGCGTAGCGTAGGTAACTGCGACGTGCACACAGCCGTTATCAACATCGCCCCAGCTGATCATTGTATAACCGGTTGCCTGATAAAAGACAATACGCTTTTTACCCCGTCACCTACAGCGAATAAGACGGTAACTAAACTTAATCatcaaaaacttaaacttGAACTTAAAAATATCGATTGGAGTTCAACACTGGAAATGAAAAACCCCAACGACAtacttaactttattattgataaatttaCTTTAGCTTATGAGAAATGTAAGTACAGTGTCAAGCTTAATTATGAtagtaaacgaaaaaaatgtaTGTGGATTGATAAAAAACTAATATATATGT TCGGTATGCAAAGTCGGTACAACCCCGCTTTGCAAGTCAatagattcaaatatatttGA